A region of the Mycobacteriales bacterium genome:
CGAGCGCCGCGACCGCGACCGGCCGCGCCAGGACCACCAGCCCGACCGCCGCCGGCACGAGCACGACCGCGATGAGGCGGAGGCCGTTGGACAGCTCGGTGCGGACGCGGGCCAGGTCGCCGGCGACGGCGTGGCCGCTGATCGCCGGGCCGAGCGCGGTGATGACCGAGACGGCGACGATCGCGTGCGGCAGCGAGAAGAGCTGGAACGCGTACGTGTACGCGGTGTACCCGCCCTCCACCGCCGCGCCGGTGGCGAGGCGGACGATGACGAGGTAGCCCACCTGGTTGGCGATCACGTACGTCAGCACCCAGCCGCCGAGCCTGGCCAGCGCCCGCAGGCGTCCCCGGTCGATCCGCCGCGGCCGGAACCGGAAGCCGGCCCGCCGCAGGAACGGCACCAGCGCCACCGTCTGCGCCACGATCCCGGCCGTCGTGCCGAGCCCGAGCACGAGGAACTGCGCGCGCGTCATGCCGTCCGGCGACGGCGGCCGCGGCCCCGGCAGCAGCACGAAGATCCCGAGCGCGACGACCACGACCACGTTGTTGAGGACGGGCACCGCCATCGGCGCGCCGAAGCGGCCGCGGGCATTGAGGATCGCGCCCATCGTCGCGCCGGCGCCGTAGAACAGCACCTGCGGCAGGAACAGCCGCAGCAGCGCCGTCGCCAGCCGCACCTGGTCGCCGTCGAGGCGGCTGCCGTACGCCCGCACGATCCACGGCGCGAGCGCCTCGCCGAGGATCACCGCGACCGCGAGCGCGCCGACGACGAACGTCAGCAGCGCCTGCGCGAACGCCTCCCCGTCGTCGTCGTCCTCCTTCGCCGCCTGGACGAGCGGGCGCACGACGACGCTGGTGAGGATGCCGCCGAGGAGCAGCTCGTAGACGATGTTCGGCAGCGTGTTGCCGACGTTGTACGGGTCCGCGACCCGCGACAGCCCGAGCGCCCCCGCGACCGCCGCGAGCCGCACGAACCCGGTCGCCCGGGACGCGATCGTGCCGAGCGCCATGAGGCCGCTGGAGCGTTGCAGGCTGCCTTCGGTCATGCGGCCTCGGGCGCCGCGGTGCGGCGCGCGCCCCGGCGCCGCCGGACCAGCCGCGTCGCCGACGCCACCAGCAGCAGCCCGAACGCCACGCCCGTCACGCCCAGCGCCACCGCGCCGTACGCGGTGGAGCGGACGCGGACCGTCTCGCGGCGGCCGATCCGCGACCCGTCCGCCGCCAGCAGCTCGACCGTCACCGGGAACAGGCCGCCGGTCGTCGCCCGCCCCTTGATCGCGTGCGTCGACGAGCCGGGCGGCACGACCACGTCCTGACCGCGCTCGTACGCCTGCCTGCCCTCCAGCGCGAGCCGGCCGTTGGAGGTGATCCGCACCTTCACGCGGACCGTCTGGCCGAGGTCGTTCTGGAACGTCAGCGGGATCTTCCCGGACCGGCCGGTCATGGTGACCGGGCCGCCGGTGACCACCCGCACCCGGCCGAGCAGCCCGCCCAGCTCGGCGTCGACGGCGTCGGTCAGCCGCGTCCCCTGCGCCTGCGCCGACACCGCCCGCAGCAGCGCGTCGTCCAGGTCGGCGAGGCGGTCCGGCGCGCGC
Encoded here:
- the murJ gene encoding murein biosynthesis integral membrane protein MurJ; protein product: MTEGSLQRSSGLMALGTIASRATGFVRLAAVAGALGLSRVADPYNVGNTLPNIVYELLLGGILTSVVVRPLVQAAKEDDDDGEAFAQALLTFVVGALAVAVILGEALAPWIVRAYGSRLDGDQVRLATALLRLFLPQVLFYGAGATMGAILNARGRFGAPMAVPVLNNVVVVVALGIFVLLPGPRPPSPDGMTRAQFLVLGLGTTAGIVAQTVALVPFLRRAGFRFRPRRIDRGRLRALARLGGWVLTYVIANQVGYLVIVRLATGAAVEGGYTAYTYAFQLFSLPHAIVAVSVITALGPAISGHAVAGDLARVRTELSNGLRLIAVVLVPAAVGLVVLARPVAVAALAHGALSQEQGEFIGRVLVAFACGLLPFSAFQLLTRVFYWLQDSRTPAVVNIAVNAVNVGADVVLAVALHGSARIVAMAAGYALSYVVGAVVLGHLLRARLGGLDGRRITRTTVRALVAAAIAGLGAYGVEALVRKTVGAGLRGSLLAVLLATAAGGALYVVSARRMRLAEVESVVGLVRGRLRR